GGCTATGCACGCGCAGCATGGTGCCCTGGCGTACGGGAGCCAGCGCCGCGGCCAGCTCTCCGGCGGGGGCGTCCTCCTGCGCGCCGGCGGGGCGCGGCGCAGCGGTGGCCGCCAGCAGCAGCAGGGCCACGGTCGTAAGCGGTCGCATCTGCCTCATCGGCTCTCCTTCAATTCAGGCGCTCGTGGAGCATCTTCCCGGGACGGGATCGGGTCGGAGCATTCGGGGGAGGGGACGTTCGTCCCGCGCGGGCGCGATCGGGCCCAGGGGTGGAGCCCCAAGTTAATGGGGAGCAGGGGACGGCGCGACGTCCGCACCGCCGCCGGGGAGTTGACACCCACAGCGGCCCTGGATATCTTACCGTCTTCCCTGCCCACCCCGGGACAGGTGTATCCGGGTGAGGGTCGGAACGGGCACTGTGGTGGGGCGGAAGCGCTCCGGGTCGACGCGCCGAGGCGCGAATCCGGGAGCCTTCCCGTTTGTCGTTCGGGTCCGGGTGGGCCCGCTTCGGGGGATCGGGCTCACGTAGCTCAGCCGGCAGAGCACTTCCTTGGTAAGGAAGAGGTCATGGGTTCGAGTCCCATCGTGAGCTCCTGCGAGCGTCCTCCTCGTTAAACCTCCCTAACCGGGACCAAGATCGGAACATGGCCAAGGCAAAGTTTGAGCGGACGAAGCCGCACGTGAACGTGGGGACGATCGGGCACGTGGACCACGGGAAGACGACGCTTACGGCGGCGATCACGCGGATCCAGGCGGCGAAGGGCCTGGCGGACTTCGTGGCGTTCGACAACATCGACAAGGCTCCCGAGGAGCGGGCGCGCGGGATCACGATCGCCACCGCGCACGTGGAGTACCAGACGGAGAAGCGGCACTACGCGCACGTGGACTGCCCGGGGCACGCCGACTACGTGAAGAACATGATCACGGGGGCGGCGCAGATGGACGGGGCGATCCTGGTCGTCAGCGCGGCGGACGGGCCGATGCCGCAGACGCGCGAGCACATCCTGCTGGCGCGGCAGGTGAACGTGCCGTTCATCGTGGTGTTCATGAACAAGGTCGACATGGTCGACGACCCGGAGCTGCTGGAGCTGGTGGAGCTGGAGGTGCGCGAGCTTCTCTCGGAGTACGACTACCCGGGCGACGAGCTGCCGATCGTGAAGGGTTCGGCGCTGAAGGCGCTGGAGTCGGGGGATCCGGCCTCGGAGTGGGGGGGCAAGATCACGGAGCTGATGGACGCGGTCGACAGC
The genomic region above belongs to Longimicrobiaceae bacterium and contains:
- the tuf gene encoding elongation factor Tu, whose protein sequence is MAKAKFERTKPHVNVGTIGHVDHGKTTLTAAITRIQAAKGLADFVAFDNIDKAPEERARGITIATAHVEYQTEKRHYAHVDCPGHADYVKNMITGAAQMDGAILVVSAADGPMPQTREHILLARQVNVPFIVVFMNKVDMVDDPELLELVELEVRELLSEYDYPGDELPIVKGSALKALESGDPASEWGGKITELMDAVDSYIPEPQREVDKPFLMPVEDVFSITGRGTVATGRIERGIIKVGDTVDVVGMNSAKSTTVTGVEMFRKLLDEGQAGDNVGLLLRGVAKDEIERGMVLAKPKTITPHTKFKAEVYVLTKEEGGRHTPFFNGYRPQFYFRTTDVTGTAN